The DNA region GGGGGTGCTCCGGTACTCTTAGCAGGTGAGAGACCATGGGGGAAGAGCCCGGGTCGCCGCAAGACGACGCGGAGGACGTCCGCAGGGCCAGGCAGGGAGACGGAGAGGCTTTTGCCAGGCTGCTCGGCCGGCACTCCCATCCCCTGCTGCGCCTGGTCACGCGCATCACGGCAGACCCTTACGCGGCCGAGGACATCCTCCAGGAAGCCACCCTGGCAGCCTGGCGGCGCCTCCCCTCTCTGCGCGATGCGACGGCTTTCCGTAAGTGGTTCACAGCCATAGCCGTCCGCCTTGCCTGGCAGTACCTCAGGGCCGAGCGCCGTCGCCGCAAGATCCACGGCGCGGCGACCGGCGACAGCCCCAGCGCCCACGACCACGCCGCCCGCGTCACGGACGCTCTCTGGGTGACCCAGGCGCTGACCGCACTCCCGGAAAGACACCGCCAGGTGGTGAT from Bacillota bacterium includes:
- a CDS encoding sigma-70 family RNA polymerase sigma factor, with the translated sequence MGEEPGSPQDDAEDVRRARQGDGEAFARLLGRHSHPLLRLVTRITADPYAAEDILQEATLAAWRRLPSLRDATAFRKWFTAIAVRLAWQYLRAERRRRKIHGAATGDSPSAHDHAARVTDALWVTQALTALPERHRQVVILRYWADLTSREIGKALGIRPGTVRYLLLQARRMVRDEIGESG